One Actinomadura viridis genomic region harbors:
- a CDS encoding DMT family transporter: MDIVGSAVGIAVPLAAACLLGVGFVCQQHAAYEEPLREVLHIELILHLARRPVWLLGIALMIGGQVLGTVAFALSGVTAVVPLLAMTLVFALIFAHLIYRESFTRAAWAGAVLVCAGISMFLLFGQPSGGSPVSHVSLRWLAAGGVVIVAGLCVLIGRRVAFVNRAILFAAAAGMFYGVQDVLTRGSLEISEAGLGALFTHWHPYALVAVAATGLLLAQSAFDMAPIQVSLPASTAAEPIVGIVLAVVIFSEQLKVTPVALTAEILGLIAMVAGIIILGRSPILTKRKKPGAPVGSEAPLP; the protein is encoded by the coding sequence ATGGACATCGTGGGGAGCGCGGTGGGGATCGCCGTCCCCCTGGCGGCGGCCTGCCTGCTGGGCGTCGGGTTCGTGTGCCAGCAGCACGCCGCGTACGAGGAGCCGCTGCGCGAGGTCCTGCACATCGAGCTGATCCTGCATCTGGCCCGCAGACCCGTGTGGCTGCTCGGCATCGCCCTGATGATCGGGGGGCAGGTGCTGGGGACGGTGGCGTTCGCCCTGTCCGGGGTGACGGCGGTGGTACCGCTCCTGGCCATGACCCTGGTCTTCGCACTGATCTTCGCCCATCTCATCTACCGCGAGAGCTTCACCCGGGCGGCGTGGGCGGGAGCGGTGCTGGTCTGCGCCGGGATCTCGATGTTCCTGCTGTTCGGGCAGCCCAGCGGCGGTTCCCCGGTGTCCCATGTCTCGTTGCGCTGGCTGGCGGCCGGGGGTGTGGTGATCGTGGCGGGGCTGTGCGTCCTGATCGGCCGGCGGGTCGCCTTCGTCAACCGGGCCATCCTGTTCGCTGCGGCGGCCGGGATGTTCTACGGCGTGCAGGACGTGCTGACCCGCGGTTCGCTGGAGATCAGTGAGGCGGGGCTGGGCGCCCTGTTCACCCACTGGCATCCCTACGCCCTGGTCGCGGTGGCCGCCACGGGGCTGCTGCTGGCGCAGAGCGCGTTCGACATGGCCCCGATCCAGGTGTCGCTGCCGGCCAGCACCGCGGCCGAGCCGATCGTCGGGATCGTGCTGGCCGTCGTCATCTTCTCCGAGCAGCTGAAGGTCACCCCCGTGGCCCTGACGGCCGAGATCCTGGGGCTCATCGCGATGGTCGCGGGCATCATCATCCTGGGCCGGTCGCCGATCCTCACCAAGCGCAAGAAACCGGGCGCCCCCGTCGGTTCGGAAGCGCCGCTGCCATGA
- a CDS encoding DUF4097 family beta strand repeat-containing protein: MKTLRGVAVVTGAVALAATAMTGCAVSFDTGSHKETRSYDVPGSFTALKVTGDSSRLEVTGTDTRVIKVQETRTWSSEKNKPRTRRTTEGGTLALRFTCAQQIIGYSRCEIAYRIEVPRAMAVDLRTDSGALVATGLNGDSVRLSTDSGPLTARRLHTKALSASSDAGQIRIDGQAGTARLSTDSGGVEAEGLRAGQVVARSSAGAVRLGLAGPPDGVDVSTDSGSVRLHLPGDQGYALTVTTDSGSRNISPEIRQDSTSRYRVKLKTDSGSVTVSPVST; this comes from the coding sequence GTGAAGACCCTCAGGGGCGTGGCAGTGGTGACCGGCGCGGTGGCGCTCGCGGCGACGGCGATGACGGGGTGCGCCGTGAGCTTCGACACCGGTTCCCACAAGGAGACGCGGTCCTACGACGTCCCGGGGTCGTTCACCGCGCTCAAGGTGACCGGGGACTCCAGCCGGCTGGAGGTCACCGGCACCGACACCCGCGTGATCAAGGTGCAGGAGACCCGGACCTGGTCGAGCGAGAAGAACAAGCCGCGGACCCGGCGGACCACCGAGGGGGGCACCCTCGCCCTGCGGTTCACCTGCGCCCAGCAGATCATCGGCTACAGCCGATGCGAGATCGCCTACCGGATCGAGGTCCCGCGGGCCATGGCGGTCGATCTGCGCACCGACAGCGGCGCCCTGGTGGCCACCGGGCTGAACGGCGACAGCGTCCGCCTCTCCACCGACTCCGGCCCGCTCACCGCCCGGCGGCTGCACACCAAGGCCCTGTCGGCGTCCTCCGACGCCGGGCAGATCCGGATCGACGGCCAGGCCGGCACGGCCAGGCTCAGCACCGACAGCGGAGGCGTCGAGGCCGAGGGCCTGCGCGCCGGGCAGGTCGTCGCCCGCTCGTCGGCCGGTGCGGTCCGGCTGGGCCTGGCCGGCCCGCCCGACGGCGTCGACGTGAGCACCGACTCAGGGAGCGTGCGGCTCCACCTTCCCGGCGACCAGGGCTACGCCCTCACGGTGACCACCGACTCCGGCAGCCGGAACATCTCCCCGGAGATCCGCCAGGACAGCACCTCCCGGTACCGCGTCAAGCTCAAGACCGACTCAGGCTCGGTCACCGTCTCCCCCGTTTCCACCTGA
- a CDS encoding aldehyde dehydrogenase family protein: protein MSVATESSATFASLNPATGEVVAEHPVHDDAAVAEAVGRARDAAAWWRALGWKERRLRLLNVKGALTRNLNRMAELIHQETGKPLQDAQLETIMAIVHLDWAARNARRVLGPRTVFPGVASINQKAVLEYQPLGVVGVIGPWNYPIFTPMGSIGYALAAGNAVVFKPSEFTPGVGVLLAELVAGVIPEQPVLQTITGLGGTGAALASSPGVGKIAFTGSARTAKKVMAACAENLTPIVAECGGKDACIVDADADLEAAADAALWGAMSNAGQTCIGVERIYVVDRAYDTFLNTLTEKARTLRPGFDREAAYGPITMPGQLDIIERHIKDALDKGATAVVGGADSVRKPYVEPVILADVPEDSAAVCEETFGPTITVHRVKDLEEALEKANRTGYGLAGTIFSGNKARAMDVARRMRSGMTSINAFASFAMVAALPFGGVGESGFGRIHGADGLREFTRPKAITRTRFNLPMNLSSFDRTEKEMARLLQMITMMHAKRYKR, encoded by the coding sequence ATGTCCGTGGCGACGGAGAGCTCCGCCACCTTCGCGTCCCTGAATCCGGCCACCGGCGAGGTCGTCGCCGAACATCCCGTCCACGACGACGCGGCGGTGGCCGAGGCCGTCGGGCGGGCCCGGGACGCCGCCGCGTGGTGGCGGGCGCTGGGCTGGAAGGAGCGGCGGCTGCGGCTGCTCAACGTCAAGGGCGCCCTGACCCGCAACCTCAACCGGATGGCCGAGCTCATCCACCAGGAGACCGGCAAGCCGCTGCAGGACGCCCAGCTGGAGACGATCATGGCGATCGTCCACCTGGACTGGGCCGCCCGCAACGCCCGCCGGGTGCTCGGCCCGCGCACCGTGTTCCCGGGCGTGGCCTCGATCAACCAGAAGGCCGTCCTGGAGTACCAGCCGCTCGGCGTGGTCGGCGTGATCGGCCCGTGGAACTACCCGATCTTCACGCCGATGGGCTCGATCGGGTACGCCCTGGCCGCGGGCAACGCCGTGGTCTTCAAGCCCTCCGAGTTCACCCCCGGCGTCGGGGTGCTGCTGGCCGAGCTGGTCGCCGGGGTCATCCCCGAGCAGCCGGTGCTGCAGACCATCACCGGACTGGGCGGGACGGGCGCGGCGCTCGCCTCCTCCCCCGGCGTCGGCAAGATCGCCTTCACCGGCTCGGCCCGTACCGCCAAGAAGGTCATGGCGGCCTGCGCCGAGAACCTCACGCCCATCGTGGCCGAGTGCGGCGGCAAGGACGCCTGCATCGTCGACGCCGACGCCGACCTGGAGGCCGCCGCCGACGCCGCGCTGTGGGGCGCGATGTCCAACGCGGGCCAGACCTGCATCGGCGTCGAGCGGATCTACGTCGTGGACCGCGCCTACGACACGTTCCTGAACACCCTCACCGAGAAGGCCCGCACCCTGCGTCCGGGCTTCGACCGTGAGGCCGCCTACGGCCCGATCACGATGCCGGGCCAGCTCGACATCATCGAGCGGCACATCAAGGACGCGCTGGACAAGGGCGCGACGGCCGTGGTGGGCGGGGCCGACTCGGTGCGCAAGCCGTACGTGGAGCCGGTGATCCTCGCCGACGTTCCGGAGGACTCGGCCGCGGTCTGCGAGGAGACCTTCGGCCCCACCATCACCGTCCACCGGGTGAAGGACCTGGAGGAGGCGCTGGAGAAGGCCAACCGGACCGGCTACGGCCTGGCCGGCACGATCTTCTCCGGCAACAAGGCCCGCGCCATGGACGTGGCCCGGCGGATGCGGTCCGGGATGACCTCGATCAACGCGTTCGCCTCGTTCGCGATGGTCGCGGCGCTGCCGTTCGGCGGCGTCGGCGAGTCCGGATTCGGCCGCATCCACGGCGCCGACGGGCTGCGCGAGTTCACCCGCCCCAAGGCGATCACCCGGACCCGCTTCAACCTGCCGATGAACCTGAGCTCCTTCGACCGTACGGAGAAGGAGATGGCCCGGCTTCTCCAGATGATCACCATGATGCACGCCAAGCGCTACAAGCGCTGA
- a CDS encoding DMT family transporter, with protein MISVLLAILASACNAAASYLQRRGTLAVPDGASALTFARTLLRRPIWLAGILAMIGGFLFQAGALAFGGLSLVEPLLVMELPFTLIIIAVFSRTRFSARTWLAVLAMSGGLAALLVAAAPAPGTSMPPAHKWWLTVLVVVLAIGALLGAAWLTGGPLRTVLLGTATGFGFAFTAALIKGAAGILRADPIDVLTSWPLYAMVASGVLTLMLLQVTLRSGTLVAAQPPLTISDPVASMVMGALVFSESIRAGSWIFLELLGIALIVYGAIGISKTPSFQGIVTPVQE; from the coding sequence ATGATCTCCGTCCTGCTGGCGATCCTGGCGTCGGCCTGCAACGCCGCCGCCTCCTACCTGCAGCGGCGCGGGACGCTGGCGGTCCCGGACGGCGCGTCGGCGCTCACCTTCGCCCGGACGCTGCTGCGCCGCCCGATCTGGCTCGCCGGCATCCTGGCGATGATCGGCGGCTTCCTGTTCCAGGCCGGGGCCCTGGCGTTCGGCGGCCTGTCCCTGGTGGAACCGCTACTGGTGATGGAGCTGCCGTTCACCCTGATCATCATCGCGGTGTTCTCCAGGACACGGTTCTCGGCACGGACCTGGCTGGCCGTGCTCGCCATGTCGGGCGGCCTGGCCGCGCTGCTGGTCGCCGCCGCGCCCGCACCCGGGACGTCGATGCCCCCGGCCCACAAGTGGTGGCTCACCGTCCTGGTCGTGGTCCTCGCCATCGGGGCGCTGCTCGGAGCGGCGTGGCTGACCGGCGGCCCGCTCCGGACGGTGCTGCTGGGCACCGCCACCGGGTTCGGATTCGCCTTCACCGCGGCCCTGATCAAGGGTGCGGCCGGCATCCTCAGGGCGGACCCGATCGACGTCCTCACCTCGTGGCCGCTCTACGCCATGGTGGCCTCCGGGGTGCTCACCCTGATGCTCCTCCAGGTCACCCTGCGCAGCGGCACCCTGGTGGCGGCGCAGCCGCCGCTGACCATCAGCGACCCGGTCGCCAGCATGGTCATGGGGGCTCTGGTGTTCAGCGAGTCGATCCGCGCCGGCTCCTGGATCTTCCTGGAGCTCCTGGGCATAGCGCTGATCGTGTACGGGGCCATCGGGATCTCCAAGACCCCGTCGTTCCAGGGCATCGTCACGCCCGTGCAGGAATGA
- a CDS encoding GMC family oxidoreductase produces the protein MTHDPVQPDDLVYDHVIVGAGSAGCVLAARLSEDPDVRVLLLEAGPPDDAPEIHIPAAVASLIKGPYDWDYTTVPQEHAAGRGVYWPRGRTLGGCSSTNAMIYIRGHRHDYDTWRDSYGCEGWGHADLLPYFLRAEDQQRGASAHHGAGGPLRVEDLRYKHALTRAWVRSATEYGLPANADFNGPEQDGVGFYQVTHKSGRRWSTADGYLRPALSRPNLTVVTDALVTRVLVEDGRATGVRYERRGAAAEVRAEGEVILSGGAVNSPQLLMLSGIGPADHLREHGIDVLVDSPVGQGLQDHPFVNVMFATPRVKGLWELANARTFALYRALARGPYASNVAEAGGFVRTVDGLPAPDLQYHVLPSPFVDQGLVEPAERLLSVMVTAIAVASRGSLRLRSASPYAKPLIDPAYLADKADLDILVAGVRQAREIARTGSLAAVAAGEWAPGEQAEGDEAVAEFVRRTCATLFHPTSTCAMGGADGTVCDPALRVRGVEGLRVVDASVMPSVPRGNTNAPTIAIAERAADLIRGRAPLEPLAPVPATA, from the coding sequence GTGACCCACGACCCCGTTCAGCCCGACGACCTCGTCTATGACCACGTCATCGTGGGGGCGGGCAGCGCCGGATGCGTCCTCGCCGCCCGGCTCAGCGAGGATCCGGACGTCCGCGTCCTGCTGCTGGAGGCCGGGCCGCCCGACGACGCCCCGGAGATCCACATCCCGGCGGCGGTGGCCTCGCTGATCAAGGGCCCCTACGACTGGGACTACACCACCGTGCCGCAGGAGCACGCGGCGGGCCGCGGCGTCTACTGGCCGCGCGGCCGGACGCTGGGCGGCTGCTCGTCCACCAACGCGATGATCTACATTCGCGGGCACCGGCACGACTACGACACCTGGCGCGACTCCTACGGCTGCGAGGGCTGGGGGCACGCCGACCTGCTGCCGTACTTCCTGCGCGCGGAGGACCAGCAGCGCGGGGCGTCCGCCCATCACGGCGCCGGCGGCCCGCTGCGCGTGGAGGACCTGCGCTACAAGCACGCCCTCACCCGCGCCTGGGTGCGGTCGGCCACGGAGTACGGGCTGCCGGCCAACGCCGACTTCAACGGCCCCGAGCAGGACGGCGTGGGCTTCTACCAGGTGACCCACAAGAGCGGGCGGCGCTGGTCGACCGCCGACGGCTACCTGCGGCCCGCCCTCTCCCGGCCCAACCTGACCGTCGTCACCGACGCCCTGGTGACCCGGGTGCTCGTCGAGGACGGCCGGGCCACCGGGGTCCGGTACGAGCGGCGCGGGGCGGCGGCCGAGGTCCGCGCGGAGGGCGAGGTGATCCTCTCGGGCGGCGCGGTCAACAGCCCCCAGCTGCTCATGCTGTCGGGGATCGGCCCGGCCGACCACCTGCGCGAGCACGGCATCGACGTGCTGGTCGATTCGCCCGTCGGGCAGGGCCTGCAGGACCACCCGTTCGTGAACGTCATGTTCGCGACGCCCCGCGTCAAGGGGCTCTGGGAGCTGGCCAACGCCCGCACCTTCGCCCTCTACCGGGCGCTGGCGCGCGGGCCGTACGCCTCCAACGTCGCCGAGGCGGGCGGCTTCGTCCGCACGGTGGACGGCCTGCCCGCGCCCGACCTGCAGTACCACGTGCTGCCGTCGCCGTTCGTCGACCAGGGCCTGGTGGAGCCCGCCGAGCGGCTGCTGTCGGTCATGGTCACCGCGATCGCCGTCGCCAGCCGGGGCTCGCTCAGGCTGCGCTCGGCGAGCCCGTACGCCAAACCGCTGATCGACCCCGCCTACCTGGCCGACAAGGCCGATCTGGACATCCTCGTGGCGGGCGTCCGGCAGGCCCGGGAGATCGCCCGTACGGGCAGCCTCGCGGCGGTCGCGGCGGGCGAGTGGGCCCCCGGGGAGCAGGCGGAGGGCGACGAGGCGGTCGCGGAGTTCGTCAGGCGCACCTGCGCGACGCTGTTCCACCCCACGAGCACGTGCGCGATGGGCGGCGCGGACGGCACGGTCTGCGACCCCGCCCTGCGCGTCCGGGGCGTCGAGGGGCTCCGCGTGGTGGACGCCTCGGTCATGCCGTCGGTGCCGCGGGGCAACACCAACGCCCCCACCATCGCCATCGCCGAACGCGCCGCCGACCTGATCCGGGGCCGGGCGCCGCTGGAACCGCTCGCCCCCGTCCCGGCCACGGCCTGA
- a CDS encoding M28 family peptidase, with translation MRKLVHGAAPLTAPLLAAALVAALPAPAAAVPDPAGTVGIEDIRRHLEAFQEIAAYNGGDRAAGRPGYDVSVKYVVSQLKRAGFTPRVQPFQFDYWEERTPAAFARTAPAPPATYRPGTDFQTMRYSGTGDVTAAAAAVDVPAAGAGTAGCEAADFAGFPAGSVALIQRGTCSFETKAANAQAARAAAVVIYNLPGEPGQVNGTLGRPFTIPAVETPHALGAELVRAARAGGLRLRIRTDTAAGKRSASNVIADTVHGRDDNVVVVGAHLDSVREGPGINDNGSGAATILAVAQWIQRPGRQAPRNKVRFAWWGAEEEGLVGSEHYVASLSAADRAKLALNLNFDMLGSPNGIRGVYDGDGSLGTGTTPPAGSGAIEKIFKDHYAARGLPTLESEFNGRSDYGPFIEHGIPAGGLFSGAEVVKTPRQAALFGGTAGRPYDPCYHKACDTTANIDWRLLDTHAGGVAAATWRLAASTLPVNGEARRAVRPGAALPRAAVPAAEWRGGHRVR, from the coding sequence GTGCGCAAGCTCGTCCACGGAGCCGCCCCGCTGACCGCCCCTCTCCTGGCCGCCGCGCTGGTCGCGGCCCTCCCGGCCCCCGCCGCGGCCGTACCGGATCCCGCCGGGACGGTCGGGATCGAGGACATCCGCCGGCATCTGGAGGCGTTCCAGGAGATCGCCGCCTACAACGGCGGTGACCGGGCCGCCGGGCGCCCGGGGTACGACGTCTCGGTGAAGTACGTGGTGAGCCAGCTGAAGAGGGCCGGCTTCACTCCGCGCGTCCAGCCGTTCCAGTTCGACTACTGGGAGGAGAGGACGCCGGCCGCGTTCGCCCGGACGGCCCCGGCGCCTCCGGCGACCTACCGGCCCGGCACCGACTTCCAGACGATGCGCTACTCGGGGACGGGCGACGTCACCGCCGCCGCGGCCGCGGTGGACGTTCCCGCGGCCGGTGCCGGTACGGCCGGGTGCGAGGCGGCGGACTTCGCCGGCTTCCCCGCCGGGTCGGTCGCGCTGATCCAGCGCGGCACCTGCTCCTTCGAGACCAAGGCCGCCAACGCCCAGGCGGCGCGCGCCGCCGCCGTGGTGATCTACAACCTCCCGGGCGAGCCGGGCCAGGTCAACGGCACCCTGGGGCGGCCGTTCACGATCCCCGCGGTGGAGACCCCGCACGCGCTGGGCGCCGAACTGGTCAGGGCAGCGAGGGCCGGAGGGCTGAGGCTGCGGATCCGGACCGACACCGCCGCGGGGAAGCGGTCCGCGTCCAACGTCATCGCCGACACCGTCCACGGGCGCGACGACAACGTGGTCGTCGTCGGCGCGCATCTCGACAGCGTCCGGGAGGGGCCGGGCATCAACGACAACGGCAGCGGGGCGGCCACGATCCTCGCCGTCGCCCAGTGGATCCAGCGGCCGGGGCGGCAGGCGCCGCGCAACAAGGTGCGGTTCGCCTGGTGGGGGGCCGAGGAGGAGGGCCTGGTCGGGTCAGAGCACTACGTCGCCTCGCTGAGCGCGGCGGACCGCGCGAAGCTGGCCCTCAACCTGAACTTCGACATGCTCGGCTCACCGAACGGGATCCGCGGGGTGTACGACGGCGACGGGTCCCTGGGCACCGGCACGACCCCGCCGGCCGGCTCGGGCGCGATCGAGAAGATCTTCAAGGACCACTACGCCGCCCGGGGGCTGCCCACCCTGGAGAGCGAGTTCAACGGGCGTTCGGACTACGGCCCGTTCATCGAGCACGGCATCCCGGCAGGCGGCCTCTTCAGCGGTGCCGAGGTGGTCAAGACGCCGCGGCAGGCCGCGCTGTTCGGCGGCACCGCGGGCCGGCCGTACGACCCGTGCTACCACAAGGCGTGCGACACGACGGCCAACATCGACTGGCGGCTGCTGGACACGCACGCGGGCGGGGTCGCGGCGGCCACCTGGCGGCTGGCGGCGAGCACGCTGCCGGTGAACGGCGAGGCCCGCCGCGCCGTCAGGCCCGGAGCCGCCCTGCCGCGCGCCGCCGTACCCGCCGCCGAGTGGCGCGGGGGCCACCGGGTCCGCTGA
- a CDS encoding cob(I)yrinic acid a,c-diamide adenosyltransferase has product MAKNRETPVVLSQIYTRTGDDGTTGLGDLSRTGKTDPRLAAYADTEEANAAIGTAIALGSLPEPLVTLLTRIQNDLFDVGADLATPVVPDPAYPVLRVDASYVELLEAACDEHNADLEPLRSFILPGGTPGAALLHVARTVTRRAERSAWAAIERHGTAPPGDPEGAAGGINPFTARYLNRLSDLLFILCRVANAGHGDVLWKPGGER; this is encoded by the coding sequence ATGGCGAAGAACAGGGAGACACCGGTCGTACTGTCGCAGATCTACACGCGTACCGGAGACGATGGCACGACCGGGCTGGGCGACCTGTCGCGCACCGGGAAGACCGATCCCCGCCTGGCCGCCTACGCCGACACCGAGGAGGCCAACGCGGCCATCGGGACCGCGATCGCCCTGGGATCCCTGCCCGAGCCGCTGGTCACCCTGCTGACCCGGATCCAGAACGACCTGTTCGACGTCGGCGCCGACCTGGCCACGCCGGTCGTCCCCGACCCCGCCTACCCCGTCCTGCGCGTGGACGCCTCCTACGTCGAGCTTCTGGAGGCGGCCTGCGACGAGCACAACGCCGACCTGGAGCCGCTGCGCAGCTTCATCCTCCCCGGCGGCACCCCCGGCGCCGCCCTGCTCCACGTCGCCCGTACGGTGACGCGGCGCGCGGAGCGGTCGGCCTGGGCCGCGATCGAACGGCACGGCACCGCGCCCCCCGGCGACCCCGAGGGCGCCGCGGGCGGGATCAACCCGTTCACCGCCCGGTACCTCAACCGGCTCTCCGACCTTCTCTTCATCCTCTGCCGGGTCGCCAACGCCGGGCACGGCGACGTCCTCTGGAAGCCCGGCGGCGAACGGTGA
- a CDS encoding polysaccharide deacetylase family protein yields MDRLPAALGLLALAHVGPAASWLPSVRRRLPALAGAGHPDHVALTFDDGPDPRSTPSFLDALERAGTRATFFVLGEMLERHPEQARRIVAAGHEIAVHGWRHDNALRTRPGRVTAGLRRTVALVRATTGVHPVWYRPPYGVLSAEALVAARALGLRPVLWTAWGRDWAAGATPASVLATLRPDLRGGATVLLHDSDCTSSPGSWRSALGALPDLIAQCGGAGLRVGPLREHGVGAR; encoded by the coding sequence ATGGACCGCCTACCCGCCGCTCTCGGACTGCTCGCGCTGGCCCACGTGGGGCCCGCGGCGAGCTGGCTGCCCTCGGTCCGGCGGCGACTGCCGGCGCTGGCCGGCGCCGGCCACCCCGATCATGTGGCGCTGACCTTCGACGACGGGCCCGATCCGCGCTCGACGCCGTCGTTCCTCGACGCGCTGGAACGGGCCGGGACGCGGGCGACGTTCTTCGTCCTGGGCGAGATGCTGGAGCGCCATCCGGAGCAGGCGCGGCGGATCGTCGCGGCGGGCCACGAGATCGCGGTGCACGGATGGCGGCACGACAACGCCCTGCGCACCCGGCCGGGACGGGTGACGGCGGGCCTGCGGCGCACCGTCGCGCTGGTCCGGGCGACGACCGGCGTCCACCCGGTCTGGTACCGGCCGCCGTACGGGGTGCTGAGCGCCGAGGCGCTGGTCGCGGCGCGGGCCCTCGGACTCCGGCCGGTGCTGTGGACGGCCTGGGGCCGGGACTGGGCCGCCGGCGCCACCCCGGCGTCCGTGCTCGCCACGCTGCGTCCCGACCTGCGCGGCGGCGCGACCGTGCTGCTGCATGACTCCGACTGCACCTCGTCCCCCGGGTCCTGGCGGTCGGCGCTCGGCGCGCTGCCGGACCTGATCGCGCAGTGCGGCGGCGCCGGACTGCGGGTGGGCCCGCTGCGCGAGCACGGCGTCGGGGCCCGGTGA
- a CDS encoding MGDG synthase family glycosyltransferase translates to MPSSLRDEGAGAPDRVRRFLILSASMGAGHDGVALELARRLAASGAEARVVDVLDLLPLGLGRALRGWYRRTMRARPWLYELIYQRFFLSRSPGAAPLAVLASRRLRRAGPYTEVVSTFHLAAQITGRARARGELTVPSTVLITDFAVHRMWLHPGNDRYLCLDPDVARTVTALTGRPARVCAPVVRPAFHRPAVPPPVDGPRPVLVAAGAWGVGDVEETARALARSGRCTPLVLCGGNDALRARLAASGLRALGWRADLRELMAAAYALIDNAAGLTCLEALAADLPVISHRPIAGHGRDGVRAMARAGLVPFARDTVDLLAALDALADPAERARLRARADALFSAPEAETLLLHPETPYARADDR, encoded by the coding sequence ATGCCATCGAGTCTGCGCGACGAGGGCGCCGGGGCCCCGGACCGGGTCCGGCGTTTCCTCATCCTCAGCGCGAGCATGGGCGCCGGCCACGACGGGGTGGCGCTGGAACTGGCCCGCCGGCTGGCCGCGTCCGGGGCCGAGGCGCGGGTCGTGGACGTCCTCGACCTGCTCCCCCTGGGCCTCGGCCGGGCCCTGCGCGGCTGGTACCGCCGGACGATGCGGGCCCGCCCGTGGCTGTACGAGCTGATCTACCAGAGGTTCTTCCTGTCCCGCTCGCCCGGGGCCGCGCCGCTGGCCGTCCTGGCGTCCCGGCGCCTGCGCCGCGCCGGCCCGTACACCGAGGTCGTCTCCACGTTCCACCTGGCGGCGCAGATCACCGGCCGCGCACGGGCCCGGGGGGAGCTGACCGTGCCGAGCACCGTGCTGATCACCGACTTCGCGGTGCACCGGATGTGGCTGCACCCCGGCAACGACCGGTACCTGTGCCTGGATCCGGACGTGGCCCGCACGGTGACCGCGCTGACCGGCCGTCCCGCCCGCGTGTGCGCACCGGTGGTGCGCCCCGCGTTCCACCGCCCGGCGGTCCCGCCGCCCGTGGACGGCCCGCGCCCGGTCCTGGTCGCCGCCGGGGCGTGGGGCGTCGGCGACGTCGAGGAGACCGCCCGGGCCCTGGCCCGTTCGGGCCGCTGCACGCCCCTGGTGCTCTGCGGCGGCAACGACGCGCTGCGGGCCAGGCTCGCCGCGTCGGGCCTGCGCGCGCTGGGGTGGCGGGCCGACCTGCGCGAGCTGATGGCCGCCGCGTACGCGCTGATCGACAACGCCGCGGGGCTGACCTGCCTGGAGGCGCTGGCCGCCGATCTTCCGGTGATCTCGCACCGCCCGATCGCGGGCCACGGCCGCGACGGCGTCCGGGCGATGGCGCGGGCCGGGCTGGTCCCCTTCGCCCGCGACACCGTCGACCTCCTCGCCGCCCTGGACGCCCTCGCCGACCCGGCCGAACGGGCCCGCCTCCGCGCCCGCGCCGACGCCCTCTTCAGCGCCCCCGAGGCCGAGACCCTCCTCCTGCACCCCGAGACCCCGTACGCCCGCGCCGACGACCGCTGA